In the genome of Sphingomonas japonica, one region contains:
- a CDS encoding cytochrome P450, translating into MATLAPSAAKTGTVDPLDVSRAELYRDDTWHAPFAEIRAKGGIHYTADSDYGPYWSVASYKPLVEVESLPDLYSSEAAGITIADFKEGVDVKMPMFIAMDRPKHTGQRRTVAPAFTPSEMTRMTQNIRDRTADILDTLPIGERFDWVDTVSIELTTQMLAILFDFPWEDRRKLTFWSDWAGDIELVKNDELRQQRLMHMFECGAYFKNLWDGKIGKEPTPDLISMMIHSDAMAEMDQMEFIGNLILLIVGGNDTTRNSMTAFAYGLDQFPDERAKLEADPSLIHNTVQEIIRWQTPLSHMRRTATQDTDLQGHAIKAGDKVALWYVSANRDESVFEDADMIRVDRPNARRHLAFGHGIHRCVGARLAELQISLLLEEMAKRRLRINVAGEPERVAACFVHGYRSLPVELSRY; encoded by the coding sequence ATGGCCACGTTGGCACCGTCCGCAGCGAAGACCGGAACCGTCGATCCGCTCGACGTCAGTCGCGCCGAACTCTATCGCGATGACACCTGGCACGCCCCGTTTGCGGAAATCCGCGCCAAGGGCGGCATCCACTACACCGCCGACTCGGATTACGGCCCCTATTGGTCGGTCGCTTCCTACAAGCCGCTGGTCGAGGTCGAATCGCTCCCCGATCTCTATTCGTCCGAAGCTGCCGGCATCACCATCGCCGACTTCAAAGAAGGCGTCGACGTCAAGATGCCGATGTTCATCGCGATGGACCGGCCCAAGCACACCGGCCAGCGCCGCACGGTCGCTCCCGCCTTCACGCCCAGCGAGATGACGCGGATGACGCAGAATATTCGCGATCGTACCGCCGACATCCTCGATACGCTTCCGATCGGCGAGCGCTTCGATTGGGTCGACACCGTCTCGATCGAACTGACCACGCAGATGCTGGCGATCCTGTTCGACTTTCCGTGGGAGGACCGCCGCAAGCTGACCTTCTGGTCCGACTGGGCCGGCGACATCGAACTCGTCAAGAACGACGAACTGCGCCAGCAGCGGCTGATGCACATGTTCGAATGCGGCGCCTATTTCAAGAATCTGTGGGACGGCAAGATCGGCAAGGAGCCGACTCCCGACCTCATTTCGATGATGATCCATTCCGACGCGATGGCAGAGATGGATCAGATGGAATTCATCGGCAACCTCATCCTGCTGATCGTCGGCGGCAACGACACCACGCGCAATTCGATGACCGCGTTCGCCTATGGGCTCGACCAGTTTCCCGACGAGCGCGCCAAGCTCGAAGCCGATCCGTCGCTGATCCACAATACGGTGCAGGAAATCATCCGCTGGCAGACCCCGCTCAGCCACATGCGCCGCACCGCCACGCAGGATACCGATCTGCAGGGACATGCGATCAAGGCCGGCGACAAGGTCGCTTTGTGGTACGTCTCGGCCAATCGCGACGAGAGCGTGTTCGAGGATGCCGACATGATCCGCGTCGATCGTCCCAATGCGCGCCGACACCTGGCGTTCGGCCACGGCATCCACCGCTGCGTCGGGGCGCGCCTCGCCGAACTCCAGATCAGCCTACTGCTTGAGGAAATGGCCAAGCGCCGATTGCGTATCAACGTCGCGGGCGAGCCCGAACGGGTCGCCGCGTGTTTCGTCCACGGCTACCGTTCGCTGCCGGTCGAACTGAGCCGATATTGA
- a CDS encoding ABC transporter permease: protein MSGTRRMVRQTLTIARRDFIATVFTPTFLIFLLAPLIMLSFGAIGGIGASTMSKSSERKEVLVVIAPPADSAALVAADRRLRAIFNDQIAPAAIRIDAPSGDPAAQARGLFDARDVDVTAVMIAPLDRPRVLYSDGALKARYLAALAEQVQRDRRIDNAGRTFSQATLTPTERATTSIGGQGQAAFLTVFGLFFLTLLLAGQAVGTLAEERSNKVIEVLAAAVPLESVFLGKLIGMFGVALLFLGFWGTIVLNVGQLLPGEATQALSSIGPAIGWPAFAALFIAYFTMAYMLLGAVFLGIGAQASTPRELQMLSLPITIFQVAMFGLSSAAASQPGSWLAFGAELFPFSSPFAMGARAANSPELWPHLAALAWQLLWVAISVSIGARAFRRGVLQSAGPKFRWTGLFRRSATTRDIDTLVS, encoded by the coding sequence ATGAGCGGCACCCGACGCATGGTGCGCCAGACGCTGACGATCGCGCGCCGTGACTTCATCGCCACCGTATTCACGCCGACCTTCCTCATCTTCCTGCTCGCGCCGCTGATCATGCTCAGCTTCGGCGCGATCGGCGGCATCGGCGCCTCGACCATGTCCAAGTCGTCGGAGCGTAAGGAAGTACTGGTGGTAATCGCGCCGCCCGCCGACAGCGCGGCGCTGGTCGCTGCCGACCGCCGCCTTCGCGCCATCTTCAACGACCAGATCGCCCCTGCGGCGATTCGCATCGACGCGCCGAGCGGCGATCCGGCGGCGCAGGCGCGCGGCCTGTTCGACGCCCGCGACGTCGACGTCACCGCGGTCATGATCGCCCCGCTCGACCGCCCGCGCGTGCTGTACAGCGACGGTGCGCTCAAGGCGCGCTATCTGGCCGCGCTTGCCGAGCAGGTTCAGCGCGACCGCCGCATCGACAATGCCGGGCGGACTTTCTCGCAAGCGACGCTGACCCCGACCGAACGCGCCACCACCTCGATCGGCGGGCAGGGGCAAGCCGCGTTCCTGACGGTGTTCGGCCTGTTCTTCCTGACGCTCCTGCTCGCCGGCCAGGCCGTCGGCACGCTTGCCGAGGAACGCTCGAACAAGGTGATCGAAGTCCTCGCCGCCGCGGTCCCGCTGGAAAGCGTGTTCCTGGGCAAGCTCATCGGGATGTTCGGCGTCGCGCTGCTGTTCCTCGGCTTCTGGGGGACGATCGTCCTCAATGTCGGACAGCTCCTGCCCGGCGAAGCGACGCAGGCGCTGTCCTCGATCGGCCCCGCGATCGGCTGGCCGGCGTTCGCTGCGCTGTTCATCGCCTATTTCACCATGGCGTACATGCTGCTCGGCGCGGTGTTCCTGGGCATAGGTGCGCAGGCATCGACGCCGCGCGAATTGCAGATGCTCTCGCTGCCGATCACGATCTTCCAGGTGGCGATGTTCGGACTGTCGTCGGCCGCTGCGTCGCAGCCCGGCAGCTGGCTGGCTTTCGGCGCCGAGCTGTTTCCGTTCAGCTCGCCCTTTGCCATGGGCGCCCGCGCCGCCAATTCGCCCGAGCTATGGCCCCACCTTGCCGCGCTCGCGTGGCAATTGCTGTGGGTGGCGATCAGCGTGTCGATCGGCGCCCGCGCATTCCGCCGCGGCGTGCTGCAATCGGCCGGGCCCAAGTTCCGGTGGACCGGGCTGTTCCGTCGCTCCGCAACCACGCGCGATATTGACACCCTTGTCAGTTAA
- a CDS encoding ABC transporter ATP-binding protein — protein MVSAAPALTATGLVKRFGDRVVVDGVEISVPAGAIYGVLGPNGAGKTTTLRMLLGIIEPDAGSRTLLGHTSPRDASDQVGYLPEERGLYPGMKAREAIAFLGALRGLDWATGRKRAVVLLEEAGLGHAVDQKIRKLSKGMAQLVQLLGSVVHEPEFLVLDEPFSGLDPVNQERLEALILQQRDRGATILFSTHVMAHAERLCDRLTIIAGGKCRFEGTVGDARAMLPMRAHYVPDHDRPGLAALLPADAEHKDDGWWFTVPGAGIEPLILRLIEAGHGIAGLSIERPRLHDAFVKIVGRDAIEAAA, from the coding sequence GTGGTTTCTGCGGCGCCAGCGCTGACCGCGACCGGGCTGGTCAAGCGCTTCGGCGACCGGGTGGTCGTCGATGGGGTGGAAATCTCGGTTCCCGCCGGCGCGATCTACGGCGTTCTCGGTCCCAACGGCGCCGGCAAGACGACGACGCTGCGGATGCTGCTCGGCATCATCGAGCCCGACGCCGGCAGCCGTACGCTGCTCGGCCACACCTCCCCCCGCGACGCCAGCGATCAGGTCGGCTACCTGCCCGAGGAGCGCGGCCTCTATCCCGGCATGAAGGCACGCGAGGCCATCGCGTTTCTTGGCGCACTGCGTGGGCTCGACTGGGCGACCGGGCGCAAGCGTGCCGTGGTGCTGCTCGAGGAAGCCGGTCTCGGCCACGCGGTCGATCAAAAGATCCGCAAACTGTCGAAGGGCATGGCGCAGCTTGTGCAATTGCTCGGATCGGTGGTCCACGAGCCCGAATTCCTGGTCCTCGACGAGCCCTTTTCGGGGCTCGATCCGGTCAACCAGGAACGCCTCGAAGCGCTGATCCTGCAGCAGCGCGACCGCGGCGCGACGATCCTTTTCTCGACCCACGTCATGGCGCATGCCGAACGGCTGTGCGATCGCCTCACCATCATTGCCGGCGGAAAATGCCGGTTCGAAGGGACCGTCGGCGATGCCCGGGCGATGCTGCCGATGCGTGCGCATTATGTGCCCGACCATGATCGCCCGGGCTTGGCCGCGCTGCTTCCTGCCGATGCCGAGCACAAGGATGACGGCTGGTGGTTCACGGTGCCCGGCGCCGGGATCGAACCGCTGATCCTGCGCCTTATCGAAGCCGGACACGGCATCGCCGGACTGTCGATCGAGCGGCCGCGCCTCCACGACGCATTCGTCAAGATCGTCGGGCGCGATGCGATCGAGGCGGCGGCATGA
- the rpmB gene encoding 50S ribosomal protein L28: MSRICELTGKGRQVGHNVSHANNKTKRTFLPNLQNVTLMSEALEKSVKLRVSTNGLRSVEHVGGLDNWLLKTKSEKLSLRARRLKREISKKVATAA, encoded by the coding sequence ATGTCGCGCATTTGCGAGCTGACCGGCAAGGGCCGGCAGGTGGGCCACAATGTTTCCCACGCCAACAACAAGACCAAGCGCACCTTTCTGCCCAACCTGCAGAATGTCACGCTGATGTCGGAAGCACTCGAAAAGAGCGTCAAGCTGCGCGTGTCGACCAATGGCCTGCGTTCGGTCGAGCATGTCGGCGGGCTCGACAACTGGCTGCTCAAGACCAAGAGCGAGAAGCTCTCGCTGCGCGCGCGCCGCCTGAAGCGCGAGATCAGCAAGAAGGTCGCGACCGCGGCCTGA
- a CDS encoding nucleoside deaminase has product MRAALDAARLAADRGEVPVGAVIMRGNAIVATAANAPRERRDPTAHAEIVAIRAAARALGSDRLEGCDLWVTLEPCAMCAAAISHARIARLYYGASDEKGGAVEHGPRWFTQPTCHHRPELYSGIGAMAAGELLRRFFAARR; this is encoded by the coding sequence ATGCGTGCGGCGCTCGATGCCGCTCGCTTGGCTGCCGATCGCGGGGAAGTTCCTGTCGGAGCGGTCATCATGCGCGGAAACGCCATCGTCGCCACCGCTGCCAATGCCCCGCGCGAGCGCCGCGACCCGACCGCCCATGCCGAGATCGTCGCGATCCGGGCAGCCGCGCGCGCGCTCGGCAGCGACCGGCTCGAAGGATGCGATCTGTGGGTGACGCTCGAGCCGTGCGCGATGTGCGCTGCCGCGATCAGCCACGCGCGAATCGCTCGGCTCTATTATGGAGCGTCGGACGAAAAGGGCGGGGCGGTGGAGCATGGTCCGCGCTGGTTTACCCAGCCGACCTGCCATCACCGCCCCGAACTCTATTCCGGCATCGGCGCAATGGCAGCCGGCGAACTGCTCCGCCGCTTCTTCGCCGCACGCCGGTGA
- a CDS encoding OmpA family protein codes for MNLTSKLLMSGALGALVLTSACVTDPVTGERQISKAAIGGIGGALGGYLLGDLVGGRRDRTEKILGAGIGGLAGAGIGAYMDKQERELRQRTAGTDIDVVRQGDDLLLNMPAGITFAYDSANIEPRFQSTLDQVAQVLSQYNQTYVDVYGHTDSTGSDAYNQGLSERRASSVANYLTSRGVSSARLGTRGFGETQPVASNDTEAGRAENRRVEIKLVPINQEELGYQ; via the coding sequence ATGAATTTGACATCCAAACTGCTGATGAGCGGCGCTCTCGGCGCGCTCGTGCTGACTAGCGCATGTGTGACCGACCCGGTGACCGGCGAGCGCCAGATCTCGAAGGCTGCGATCGGCGGCATCGGCGGCGCGCTCGGCGGCTATCTGCTCGGCGACCTCGTCGGCGGACGCCGCGACCGTACCGAGAAGATCCTGGGCGCCGGCATCGGCGGCCTCGCCGGGGCCGGTATCGGAGCATATATGGACAAGCAGGAGCGCGAACTGCGCCAGCGCACCGCAGGTACCGACATCGACGTGGTGCGTCAGGGCGACGACCTGCTGCTCAACATGCCGGCCGGCATCACCTTTGCGTATGACAGCGCCAATATCGAACCGCGTTTCCAGTCGACGCTCGATCAGGTGGCGCAGGTGCTGTCGCAATATAACCAGACCTATGTCGATGTGTACGGCCATACCGATTCGACCGGCAGCGATGCGTATAACCAGGGCCTGTCCGAGCGCCGCGCATCGTCGGTCGCCAACTATCTGACCAGCCGCGGCGTCTCCTCGGCTCGTCTGGGCACGCGCGGTTTCGGCGAAACCCAGCCGGTCGCGTCGAACGACACCGAGGCAGGGCGCGCCGAGAACCGCCGCGTCGAGATCAAGCTGGTGCCGATCAACCAGGAAGAACTCGGCTATCAGTAA
- a CDS encoding hemolysin family protein — protein sequence MDAPSPFPWIDVAIILALIALNGVFAMSELAIVSARQARLDSLAKGGSKGASMALRLASDPGKFLSTVQIGITLIGILAGAYSGASLGEPVGERLALLGVPADISDTAGFGLVIALTTYASLIIGELVPKQFALRSPEPIAALIALPMYGLSKVTAPLVWLLDGTSALVFRLLGMKRESENRVTAEELHLIASEAMRSGVIEEHERTIISGVVRLADRPVREVMTPRTEVDWLDVDLSAQAIRAALLETQHTRLVVAEGSIDAVLGVVQARDIVAALVRGDTLDLRTLCREAPVLPDQVDAMDALGALRKAEVPMGFVHDEYGHFEGIVTPANLLAAIAGEFASDVDAHDQPYVVERQDGSLLVSGQMPADNLAERIGIDLPEDRDYATVAGLVLAVLKHLPEEGENFLEQGWRFEIVDMDGRKIDKLLVTQIKRTAERDEE from the coding sequence ATGGACGCGCCCTCTCCCTTCCCCTGGATTGACGTTGCGATCATCCTCGCGCTGATCGCGCTCAACGGCGTCTTTGCGATGTCGGAGCTGGCGATCGTGTCGGCTCGGCAGGCGCGGCTCGATTCGCTGGCGAAGGGCGGGAGCAAGGGCGCCTCGATGGCGCTCCGTCTGGCGAGCGACCCCGGCAAGTTTCTGTCGACGGTTCAGATCGGCATCACCCTGATCGGTATCCTCGCCGGCGCCTATTCGGGGGCGAGCCTTGGCGAGCCGGTGGGCGAGCGGCTGGCACTTCTGGGGGTTCCGGCGGACATCTCGGACACGGCCGGGTTCGGACTGGTGATCGCGCTGACCACCTATGCCTCGCTGATCATCGGCGAACTCGTCCCCAAGCAATTCGCCTTGCGTTCTCCCGAGCCCATCGCGGCGCTGATCGCGCTGCCGATGTACGGACTTTCGAAGGTCACCGCGCCGCTGGTCTGGCTGCTCGACGGAACCAGCGCTCTGGTATTCCGCCTGCTCGGCATGAAACGCGAATCGGAAAATCGCGTGACCGCCGAAGAACTGCACCTGATCGCGTCCGAAGCGATGCGATCGGGCGTGATCGAGGAGCATGAACGCACGATTATCTCGGGCGTGGTTCGTCTTGCTGACCGGCCGGTGCGCGAAGTGATGACGCCGCGCACCGAGGTCGACTGGCTCGACGTCGATCTGAGCGCCCAGGCGATCCGCGCGGCGCTTCTCGAAACCCAGCATACCCGGCTGGTCGTCGCCGAGGGGTCGATTGATGCCGTTCTGGGCGTGGTCCAGGCGCGCGACATCGTCGCCGCGCTGGTCCGCGGCGACACGCTCGACCTGCGTACCTTGTGCCGCGAAGCGCCGGTGCTGCCCGATCAGGTCGATGCGATGGATGCGCTCGGCGCGCTGCGCAAGGCCGAAGTGCCGATGGGCTTCGTGCACGACGAATATGGCCATTTCGAAGGAATCGTCACCCCCGCCAACCTGCTCGCCGCGATCGCCGGCGAATTCGCATCGGACGTCGATGCGCACGACCAGCCCTATGTCGTCGAGCGTCAGGACGGGTCGCTGCTGGTGTCGGGACAGATGCCGGCCGACAATCTCGCCGAACGTATCGGCATCGACCTGCCCGAAGATCGCGATTACGCAACGGTCGCGGGGCTGGTGCTGGCGGTGCTCAAGCACCTGCCCGAGGAAGGCGAGAACTTCCTGGAGCAGGGCTGGCGGTTCGAGATCGTCGATATGGACGGCCGCAAGATCGACAAGCTGCTGGTGACGCAGATCAAGCGGACCGCGGAGCGCGACGAGGAATAG
- a CDS encoding helix-turn-helix transcriptional regulator, translating to MAEALHNRVRELREARGWTQLDLAEQMGVSRKTVNTIENGIFVPSTIVSLKMARALKQPLETIFWLP from the coding sequence TTGGCTGAGGCGCTGCACAATCGCGTGCGCGAACTGCGCGAAGCGCGGGGCTGGACGCAACTTGACCTGGCTGAGCAGATGGGGGTCAGCCGCAAGACGGTGAACACGATCGAGAACGGCATCTTCGTGCCATCGACGATCGTGTCGCTCAAGATGGCGCGCGCTCTGAAGCAGCCGCTTGAGACGATCTTCTGGCTGCCCTGA
- the purD gene encoding phosphoribosylamine--glycine ligase, with amino-acid sequence MNVLLLGSGGREHALAWKLAQSPRLATLYATPGNPGIAQHATLVDLSATDHGTVEAFCRAQAIGLVVIGPEAPLVDGLADSLRAAGIAVFGPDRAAARLEGSKGFTKDLCAREGIPTAGYARVTTLEEARAALIDFGLPVVIKADGLAAGKGVTIAYTPAEAEMAIAALFETPGGEAVIEEFLTGEEVSLFVLTDGDAILPFGTAQDHKRVGEGDTGPNTGGMGAYSPAPVLTPALEARAIEEIIRPTVAAMRRDGTPFSGVLYAGLILTNTGPKLIEYNARFGDPECQVLMARLDDDLLAILLAVAEERLASVPPVRFAPGCALTVVVAARGYPGTPASGGTVAGIDAAAATGAIVFQAGTRAQGDAVVASGGRVVSVTAIAPDIAAAQAAAYRGVNALDFPDGFCRRDIGWREIERTHALR; translated from the coding sequence ATGAACGTCCTGCTGCTTGGGTCGGGGGGCCGCGAACATGCGCTGGCGTGGAAGCTGGCGCAATCGCCGCGGCTCGCGACGCTCTATGCCACGCCGGGCAATCCGGGAATAGCGCAGCATGCGACCCTGGTCGATCTGTCCGCCACCGATCACGGCACCGTCGAGGCATTCTGCCGCGCCCAGGCGATCGGGCTGGTGGTGATCGGCCCCGAGGCGCCGCTGGTCGACGGCCTTGCCGACAGCCTGCGCGCCGCCGGCATCGCGGTGTTCGGCCCCGACCGTGCCGCCGCGCGGCTCGAAGGGTCGAAGGGCTTCACCAAGGATCTGTGCGCGCGCGAGGGCATTCCCACGGCAGGCTATGCGCGAGTGACGACCTTGGAGGAAGCGCGGGCGGCGCTGATCGATTTCGGCCTGCCCGTGGTCATCAAGGCCGACGGACTGGCTGCAGGCAAGGGCGTGACGATCGCCTACACGCCCGCGGAGGCGGAAATGGCCATCGCCGCATTGTTCGAAACGCCCGGCGGCGAAGCGGTGATCGAGGAATTCCTGACCGGCGAGGAAGTCAGCCTGTTCGTGCTGACCGACGGCGACGCGATCCTGCCGTTCGGAACGGCGCAGGACCACAAACGCGTCGGCGAAGGCGACACCGGTCCCAACACCGGCGGCATGGGCGCGTACTCGCCTGCCCCGGTGCTTACGCCCGCGCTCGAGGCCCGCGCGATCGAGGAAATCATCCGGCCCACCGTTGCGGCGATGCGGCGTGACGGCACACCGTTTTCGGGAGTGCTCTATGCCGGGCTGATCCTGACCAATACCGGTCCCAAGCTGATCGAATATAATGCCCGTTTCGGTGACCCCGAATGCCAGGTGTTGATGGCGCGGCTCGACGACGACCTGCTCGCCATCCTGCTGGCGGTCGCCGAAGAAAGGCTGGCCAGCGTCCCGCCGGTGCGATTTGCGCCAGGCTGCGCCCTGACCGTAGTCGTCGCGGCACGCGGCTATCCCGGCACGCCGGCATCGGGGGGAACCGTCGCCGGGATCGACGCCGCCGCCGCGACCGGTGCGATCGTGTTCCAAGCCGGCACCCGCGCGCAGGGCGACGCGGTGGTCGCAAGCGGTGGCCGGGTCGTGTCGGTCACTGCGATCGCTCCCGACATCGCCGCGGCACAGGCGGCGGCCTATCGCGGCGTCAATGCGCTCGACTTCCCGGACGGCTTTTGCCGCCGCGACATCGGCTGGCGCGAGATCGAGCGGACGCATGCGTTGCGCTGA